The following is a genomic window from Hydrogenobaculum sp. Y04AAS1.
CCGGTTATTTGTCCTGCAAAAAGTATGTTTGGATTTTTTCTTAATTCAAGAGTTGGTTTTAAAAGTTTGTTGGATTGTAAGAATGTGTTTCTATGCATCGAGCCAAGCCTTGAGAAAACAGCATTTCTAAGGCAAGGTATAAGCCTGAACACTCTTACTTGTTCTTTATAGGTAAGTTTTGTTTGAAATCCCACCAAAGAAAGGGCTTCTCCTTCTTTTGTTTCTTTTCTTAGCTGTACTATTGCATATACGTCTTTTGATATGTGGTGTTTTAGACCTTTTGGGCTCATTGGTCCAAAAACAAGTGTTTCATAACCCCTTGATGCTATCTCTTCTATGGGAAGACATCCTTCAAAGTGCACCACTCTTTCAAAATCTTTGGTTGGTACTTTTTCTGCTTTTAAAAGCTCATTATAAAATATATCGTACTCTTCTTTGGTCATCGTACAGTTAAAATAATCATCTCCTTTGTCATATCTAGAACCCCAAAATCCCTTTGAAAAGTCAACGCTTGAAGCTTCTACGATTGGAGCTATCGCATCGTAAAAGTAAAGATAATCATCTGTTATAAGATTCTTTAAGTATTTTGAAAACTTTTCTGAAGTAAGAGGCCCTGTGGCTACTATGTTTAGCTCGTTTTCATTTAGGCTTTCTACTTCTTCTCTTACAACTTCTATATTTGGATGAGACAATATCGTTTTTGTTATAAAATCTGAAAACTCGTTTCTATCTACCGCCAAAGCGCTTCCGGCTTTGACATAAGAGTGTTTTGCAGCTTTTATAACAAGGGAGTTTAAAAGTTCCATCTCTTTTTTTAGAAGGCCTGCCCCAGTGGTTATTTCAAAACTTCCAAGGGTGTTGCTACAAACAAGCTCTCCAAATTTATCCGTTTTGTGAGCCTCTGTAGTAGTTATTGGTCTAGTTTGCGTAGCATTTCTTACATCGTGTGTTCCTGTTTTTTCATCTTGCCGAGAAGTAAAATGCGATGTTATTGGTCTCATTTCAAACATTCTAACTTTTATACCTTTGTTTGCTAAAAAATAAGCCGCTTCTGAACCAGCAAGCCCTGCTCCTATGACGTTTACTTTCATGTTAATATTTTATGATAAAATAGTTGCTGTGAATGGTTTTTTAGATTTAAAAGCTTCAAAAGTGTTTAAACAATTTATAGTGTTTGCAGAAGAGATATTAAGTGAAAAAGGATATAGTTTTATAAAGCTTCCAATGTTTGATAGCTTTTATAATCAAATGAGAACCACCACCAACTACAATGAACTTATCACCATAAGGTCTTCAAAAGAGGTGTTTGTTTTAAGAAAAGACATGACTTATCAAGTGGCAAGCTATATAGCCTCTTTGAAAGAAAGAGCTTTACCTATAAGGATATATTATGAAGGTGAAGTGTTTTCTTGGGAAAATGAAATAAAATCCGATTATCAGCTTGGTTTAGAATACATAGGATACGATAAAGACGATGGGATATTTGAAGTAATTGATATTATATATAAGCTTTTAGCATTTTTTAACAACGATATTTTCATTTATATAAACGATGAAGCTATACTAAAGGAGCTTCTGTCAAAGTTTGATGATAAACATAAAGAAGATGTAAAATACGCTCTTACATCAAAAAATCTAAATACACTTTATAAATATGACCTTGATTGGATGCTTTTGGAAGATGAAAATGTACTTTTTGAAAAACTCAATGCTTTGAACATTGATGGTGTTAGGCTCCGGAATGTTTTTTATATTTTAAAAAATAAGTCTTTAAACGTAAGGCTTGATATATCAGAGTTAAAATCTATCCCTTACTACGATGGTATAACGTTTTCTTTCTATTCGCCAAACCATCCTTTTGCAATAGCCTCTGGTGGTGAATATCAGATTTTAAAAAACGTTTATAATTTAGACATAAAAGCTTGCGGTGGTGCTATATATCTTTCTTCCATATTGGAGAAAATATAATTACCTAGATATTGGTACGGTTAGATGCTCTAAGTTAAATACGTTAAAAGTCAAAAGAACATAATTTATATATTGATTTCTTGTACCATCAAAGTACTCTTGAAAAGATAACGATAAAGAATAACATTCTCCGTTGTAGGTTAGGTTTAGATACCTAGATACATCGTGTCCACTTATATCATCATGGATTATGCCACCGTTTACGTTAAAAGTTTTGTAAGTATAAGATGCGCCGTAGCTTTGCTGATTTAGTGTATATTTTCTGTTTATATCTTTTGCCGTGCTGTCACCAAGGTAAAAGTTGAACTTTTTAAAATTTATGTTTATATATTGGTTTTCTTCTGGAAATTCATTTTTGTTAAAATCATAAAAACTATCTATGGTATAAGACAAATTTTGAAAAGGTCTAAATGTTATTGTGGTCCTAAGAGGTAATAGCGGTTTATGCACTATGAGGTTTGAAGTTTGATAACTAGCGGATGTAACAAAGGAGTTAAGTGAACTAAGATATGTGGGAAAAGCATACTCTTTTAAAAATGTATAGCCATCTTCTAAATATACGTTTGCAAAGTTATAACCGTTGTAAGTAAAAGCGTTGTTTATTTTAAAATCTAAATAATTTTGGTTTGACTGGTAATCTTTGTAATCAAATATTGGGTTGTTGGTATTGTTGAAGGGTTGATAGTTGTAAGATAACTCGTAAAAGTTGTTTATATTTAGGCTTTTAATATGAAAATTTTTGCTAAAAAACGTTTTGTTTTGAAATAGAACTTGATATGCTGAGGATTTGTAGCCACTTTGATTTAAGGCTATATACTTTGTACCTAAGAAGTTTATATTGGTACTGTTGGTAAAAGGTCCAAAGCTAAGGGTTTTTGTTAGGTTTGGATTTACAATAAGCCTATCTCCTTTTAGTCCATCTTCTCTGTAAAAATACGTGTTTTGAGCACTTATGTTGTAGTAGATGTTATCAAAAAGAGGATGGTTTTTCCATAAAAAATCTATTTCTGGAAGCCTTTGGAGTGTATAGGCATTTGTGTTTGATGTAGTATCGTAAAAAAAGTGAAAACTTACATCTGCAAAAAAGTCTTTCGTATTTTTGCTGTAGTTTACATAAGAACTAAGGTATGGTATGGTCCTTTGATTGGTTCTAAAATACATGTCCTGCATAAAGTAAGGATCTGATATAGTATCTAGCTTGAAATCAATACCGTCGTATCTTCCAAAGATGTCTAACCTGTATCTGTTGGACCTAAATGTTGATAAATTTCTACCATACCACCATTCTCCCGGTGTAGAAGGCTCTTTAAAGTAGTATGTGTTGAAATTTATATAATCTTTTTTTGTAAAAGCCTGTCGATATTGGAAAGAGAGTCCTTCACCTTCGTTGTTTCTGTATTCCGGGGTTATTGTCATGTCTTTATCTTGGGATAGTGCAAAATATATGGGCTGTTGATATATAAATGCATTGTAGGTGTTTGAGCCTATAAGAGGTGGAAGCAAGCCGCTCCTTCTTTTACCCACAGGGAATATGGCGTAAGGTATATAAAGAATAGGTAGTTTTTTGTAAGCTAAAATGTTTGAATTTGCATATACGTATTTGTTGGTTACTTTTGCACTGAAAACGCAAAGACGCAACTTTTTATCCTTTAATTTTTTATCTATTTTACAAGTGCTTACCACTCCTTTTTTTATAAAATATACTTTATCATCTTTTATTATTTTATCAGCTACAAAGTATATGTTGTGAAATTTTCCGTAAGCGTCTAAAAAGTATCCTTGCTTTGTTGACAGGTTTAGTTCTCCCATTTTACCGTAAACGTTTTCCTGATTTACAACGTTGATAAGATGCACATGCCCAATCAAAGTTATAGTTTTTGAGTTTTTATCGTATATGGCTTTATCACAGTATATCGTATAATCTTCGTAGTATATCACCACATCTTTTTTTGCTATCACTTGGTTGTTTGGTTCTTTTATCAAAATATCCGATAGTATCTTTACAGGCTCAGTTCCGTATGATAAAGCTACTATTAAAAACAAAAAAACTAAGATTCTAAACTTAATAATATCTCCTCCGTTTCTTTTAGAGAGCTTACTATGAAGTCTGGTCTAAAATCGGTTTTTTCTAAATCTTCTTTTTTATATTTACCAGTGGTAATAAATATAGTTTTTATGCCAAGAGCTTTAGCTCCTATCAAGTCTGTATAAAAATCATCGCTTATTATTACACTATCTTTGTATTCATCGTTGTTTAAAGCTTTTGATAAAAATAGTTCTGACGGTTTTCCTAAGTTTGGTATATCTTCCTTGTAATCTGTGGCATTTGCTATCATAAAAGCCAAAGAACCAGAACCTTGAAAATAAAGCCCGTCAGAGTCCTTTACGATTTTGCTATGATTTATAGGTATTATTTTTGCTTTGTTTAAAAATACTGCTGATATTGCTTTTTTTAACTTTTCAAAGCTTAGCTGTTTGTCTTGACCTATGATTACACTTTCTACATCTATATCGTTTTTTACCTCTACAAATTTTGATAAATAAGCTTTTAAGTGGTCTGTACCTATTACAAAACAAGAAGATATGCCTTTTTCTTTAAGATAATCTGGTAGTATTTTTAAAGGTGTTAGAATATCTTTATCTTCAACGTTTAATCCTTTTTCGTTTAATATTTTCACTAGTTCTTCTGGTGGTTTTGTGGAGTTGTTTGATAATATTTTGAAGTTTTTGGTTTTTAAAAAGCTTAAAAATGCTTTTGAATCTTCAAAAAGGTTGAACTCTTTATCTTTTACCAATACACCATCTAAATCCACTAGTATTTTCATAGAAAATAGTTTACAATGTTTTTATGGAACTTGTGGATATTTTTTATAAGAGAGCTATAATGTTTTGGAAAAGTTTTTTAGGTTTAATAATAATATCTTATATAGCGCTTTTGTTGTCTTACTTTATAATAAGACTGCCTATAAAACTTCCTTTTGAAATTAGGTTTTATTTGATTGGAGGGGAGGTATTTTTGGGTATCATAGTGTTTTTCTTATCTTATTTTGTTAAAAAGCAATACATACCTGTATCGATTCATGAGCCTTATTGGAGTTATAAAGCTATAAAAGGTTATTTTTGGCCTTATGCGATAGCTTCTGCTCCTTTTTTGTTCGCTGGGATATTTTATCTTTTGGTGGCTGATTTAATAAGTTTAAGCGTAGGGTTTTTTATAAGCTTTTTTCTTATTTTTTATCAAAAGCCCAAAAAAGGTGATATAATATACTAACATCAAGCTGGAGGTTTTTAATATGGATAGAAAAGCTGTTGAAGAAAAGTTATACAAAGAAGATCGCCATTATAGGCATTTGAAGGACAAACATGATGAATTGGACAAAGAAATAATGAAAATGGAAAAGCACCGTCCTATGACTTCTGATTTGGAACTTCAGATAGAGGCTATCAAAAAAGAAAGGCTTAAGTTAAAAGACGAAATGGAGTTAATTGTTGTAGAATATATGAAAAAGCATGGAGAAGTAGCATGATTATAAAAGGTAAAATATGGAAGTTTAAAGATAATATAGATACAGATCAGATTATACCTGCAAGATATTTAAACACGTCAGACCCTTTGGAACTTGCTTCTCACGTAATGGAAGACTCTGAAAAACCAAACTTTGCGAAAGAGCATCAAGAAGGTGATATCATAGTAGCTGGTAAAAATTTTGGTTCTGGCTCTTCTAGGGAACATGCTCCTATAGCTATAAAGTATGCTGGTGTACCAGTGGTGGTGGCTAAAAGCTTTGCAAGGATATTTTTTAGAAATGCAATAAACATAGGTCTTCCGATAGTAGAGTGCAAAGAAGCTGTGGATGAAGCTGAAGATGGAGATATTTTTGAAATAGACCTTGAAAATGGTATAGTAAAAAATGTTACAAAAAACAAAACCTATTCTTCTACTAAATTTCCAGAAGAGCTTATGGCTATACTAAGAGCTGGTGGGTTGATGGAATATGCAAAATCAAGATTATCTTCTTAAGTTAAAAGAACTTATAAAAAAATATTCTCTTTTGGTAGCAGATGAACCTAAGTTTAAACTAGTTTCTGGTAAACTTAGCAGGTACTATATAGATTTAAAACAAGTTACCTTTGATCCAGAAGGCATATACATACTTGGCAACGTTTTGTATGATATGTTAAAACCTTTTGACGTTGATGCTGCAGGTGGGCTTACGCTAGGAGCCGATCCTATGGCATATGCGGTTTCAATTATATCCTTTGAAAAAGGTAACCCTATAAAACCTTTTGTAGTAAGAAAAGAGCCAAAAGATCACGGCATGGGTAAGCAAATAGAAGGTAAGCTAGAAAACGTTAAAAATGTGGCTATATTAGAAGATGTATCTACTACAGGTGGGTCTTCTTTAAAAGCTGCAAACGTTTGCAAAAACGCTTCTTTGAACGTGGTAGGTATATTTACCATCGTAGATAGAGAAGAAGGCGCCAAAGAAAATATAGAAAAGGAAGGTTTTAAATTTTATTCTGTGTTTAAATTATTTGAGCTTTTGTGAAAAAAAGACTAGATCTATTGTTGGTGGAAAAGGGCTTGGTTTCTTCTCGTGAGAAAGCTCAAGCTTTTATAATGGAGGGAAGGGTTTTTGTAAATGGTAAAGCTGTTTTAAAAGCTGGCACCCTTGTGCAAGAAGAAGATGGTATTGAGCTTTTAGGAGAAGAAAAATTTGTATCAAGAGCAGGTTATAAGCTTGAAAACGCCATAAAAGAGTTTGATGTGGATGTGTCTGAGAAAATATGCCTTGATATAGGATCTTCTACGGGTGGGTTTACGGATTGTCTTCTTCAATACGGTGCAAAATTGGTTTATGCTGTAGACGTAGGGCATCTTCAAATGCATGAAAAGCTAAGAAAAGATCCAAGGGTAATGTTGTTTGAAGATACAGACATAAGAGTTTTTAAAAAGCCAGATGATATCGATTTTGATATTGTTACTGTAGATGTGTCTTTTATCTCTCTTAAGAAGATAGGAGAGTATATTAAAAATCTTTGCTCTTATTATACAAAACTTCTTATGCTTGTAAAACCTCAATTTGAGCTTTCTCCAAAATATCTAAAAAAAGGAATAGTAAAAGATGATAGTGCTAAAATGCTTGCTTTAGAAAGTGTCATATCTCATTTTGAATCTATAGGTTTTGAGCTTTTAGCATATACAAAAGCAAGACCAAAAGGTACCAAAGGAAACGAAGAATTTTTTACTTATTTCATATTAAAGGATTATAATAAGACAAAATGAAAAACATACTTTCTTTTTTAGGTTTTTTTATAGTTGTTGTATTTGTGCTTTTAGGAGTATATGTTTATAGCGTAAGTATTGGGCTTCCGGACGTGAGAGCCTTAGAGAATTGGCATCCACCAGAAGCGTCAATGGTGTACGACTCAAACGGTAAACTTATAGGTACGATAGGAGCTCAGAATAGGATTTATGTAACAATAGACAAAATACCTAAAATAGTTCAAGATGCTTTTGTTTCTGCTGAAGATAAGACTTTTTATCACAACATAGGAATAGACCCAACAAGTATAATAAGGGCTTTAATAGTAGATTTAGAAAAGGGAAAGGCTGTAGAAGGCGGAAGCACTATAACCCAGCAACTGGCGAAAAACCTTTTCCTTACCCCTAAGAAGACAATATCTAGGAAGATAAAAGAAGCAATCCTTGCCATAGAGATAACCCATACTTTTCCCAAAAGCAAAATACTTGAAATGTATCTCAACCAGATATATTTGGGGCATGGTGCCTTTGGTGTAGAAGCTGCATCGGAAACTTACTTTGGTAAACACGTTTGGCAACTGGGCCTTGACGAAGCTGCTCTTTTGGCTGGGCTTCCTAGGGCTCCTACAAAGTATGATCCATATATAAATCCAAACTTGGCTCTTCAGAGAAGAAACTACGTTTTGTATAGAATGTATAAAGATGGCTATATTACGAAAGAAGAGTACCTTAAAGCCTCTCAGAAACCTATTGTTTTAAACAAACATACAAACCCCATCACCAATAGCGATTATTTCGTTAGTTTTTTAAAAGATTATATGTATAGAAATTTTCCCGATCTTATTTATCAAGGTGGATTAAAAATTTATACCACTTTAAATGAAACGCTTCAGCAAGCAGCGGAAAATGCTGTTAGAAACCAAATATTGTATATATCTAAACTAGAACATTATCCAGTTCTACCTTGGTCTATTACCGATACTATAGCAAAATTTAAGGCTCAAAAAATAGATCTTAAGAAATCCAGGTATTATATAGGTTTTGTTAAAAGCATAAAAAATAATCAGGCAAATATAGATATAAACGGCACAGAGGTCACCGCTAAAATTTTCCCCGGTATAAACGCTGGCGAGTACGTAATGGTAGAACTTTCACGCCCCACAAGTATGCCACGATCTACAAGTATGCCACGATCTACAAGTATGCCACGATCTACAAGTATGCCACGATCTACAAGTATGCCACGATCTACAAGTATGCCACGATCTACAAGTATGCCACGCCCCAATAACGGATTTAATGCAAAGATAATACCGCAGCTTCAATCGGCTTTGGTTAGCATGAACGTACATAATGGTGCTATATTGGCTTTGGTGGGTGGATACTCTTATCAGCTTTCTTCTTACAATAGAGCAGTTTATGCTTTAAGACAGACTGGTTCTGCTATAAAACCTATAGTTTACCTATCAGCCTTGATGAAAGGCTATACTCAGATAACCGAGATAGACGCTACGCCTCATGCTTATAAAGATCCATCTGCCCCGGGTGGATTTTGGACACCTAGAAATTATGAGGGAGAGAGTTTTACTACAATTACCTTAAGAAAAGCTTTGGCTTACAGCGTTAATACTGCGAGCGTAAATCTTTTGGCTCAGGTGGGTTTTGATCTACCAATATCTTTAGCAGCAAGGGTGGGTATAAAACTTCCTCCATATTATTCTATGGTGCTTGGTAGTACAAGCGTTACTCCGCTTCAACTTACAAACATGTTTCAAGCTTTCGCCAACTTAGGGACTTACTGTGAACCGTATTTTATAACAAAGATAGTAAACTCTCAAAACCAAGTGGTATATACAGGTCATCCAGTTTGCTACAACGTATTCCCAGCTCCTTACGATAGAGTCTTGATATCTATGTTAGAATATGTGGTAAAAGTTGGGACTGGCTATGCTGCCCATGTGTTGGGACCTTATATAGCTGGTAAGACAGGTACTACAAACCATTACGACGATGCTTGGTTTGAGGGCTTTTCCTCTGATGTGGTGACTGGTGTTTGGACTGGGTTTGATATAAGAAAAAGAATAGGCTACAATATGGCTGGTGCTGCAGCATCGCTTCCTACTTGGATAAACTATATGAAAGAAGCACTAAGCATATATCCGGAAAAGCCGTTTCCTTTGCCAGATGGGGTAGAGTATGTGGATATAGACCCAAAAACCTACTTAAGGGCTACCCCTTCTTGTCCTGGAGAACCTATACTTTTTGTAAAAGGTACAGCACCAAAAACAACTTGTCAAAACGTTTCCTTGCCGGTTCTTCAAAGTTTAAACCCAAATCAACCGCAAAGCCCCGGAAGTCCTTTGCAGCCTTTAAACAACACTCCCTCATCATCTCAACAACAGTCGTCTCAAGGCACTATATCACCTACCAAGCCTCCCGCAAACCCTAATTCAAAAAATCCAAATGGCGTATTACCTAAAATAATACAAGAGATAAACAAAGAAACTTATCAAATAGATAATGAAACGAAAAATATAAATAAGGAGTTAAACAATGCTCGCTAAGAGGATTATACCATGTCTTGATATAAAAGATGGTAGGGTAGTAAAAGGTATAAACTTTGTAGATTTGAAAGACGCTGGGGACCCAGTGGAAAATGCAATTGTTTATGAAGAGCAAAAAGCTGATGAAATAGTGTTTCTAGATATAACAGCTTCTTATGAAAAAAGAAATACGGTGATAGATTTGGCAAAAAGAGTAGCTCAAAATATCTTCACCCCTTTTACCATAGGGGGCGGCATAAGAACCTTAGATGATATAAGAAAACTTCTAGAAGCTGGAGCTGATAAAGTATCTATAAACTCAGCTGCTGTTAAAAATCCTCAACTTATCTATGAGAGTGCAAGGAAATTTGGTTCTCAGTGTATAGTTGTGGCAATAGATGCAAAACACGTGGAAGATGATACTTGGCATGTTTATATAAACGGCGGAAGATTAAATACAAACCTAGATGCTGTAGAATGGGCTAAACAAGTGGAATCTCTTGGAGCTGGTGAGATTCTTCTAACATCTATAGATAAAGATGGTACAAAATCAGGTTACGATATAAAACTAACAGATCTTATATCGAAAGCTGTAAATATACCAGTTATAGCCTCTGGTGGGGCTGGTAGAAAAGAGCATTTTTTAGAAGCTTTTAAGCTAACAGAAGCAAGCGCTTGTTTAGCGGCTTCTATATTTCACTTTAAAAAGATATCTATACCAGCGTTAAAAGCTTATTTGAAAGAAAATAACGTTCATGTTAGAATATAATTTACAAATAAAATAGGTTAGGGGTGCTATAAAAAAGTTTTTATCTTATAAAACTACGTTCTCATTGATACAAAAGCTTTTATAAACTCTTCAGCGTTTTTTAATTCGAGTTCTCTATTCCAGATTTTTAATTCTGCTCCCGATGTACTTATTATAGCAATTTTTGAAAAACCAAAGATTCTACCTAAAGGGCTTTGTTTTAACACTATGTTTGATATTTTGTCAAGGCTATAATCAATTACGTTGTTACTCCAAGTCCCATAAGCTAAGATAAGCCTTTTGTTTGTAATAAAAAGTTTTGTGGTTTTCTTTAAAACATAAGGCTTTACCAATATAGATAAGCTAAAGCTTGCTGCGTATAAAAATACCAAGAAGAATAGGCTTATATCTTTTTTGGCCAGTAATACCAATACGCTTATTATGAGACCGATTATACCTGTCAACGTGGCTGTGATGATTTCCTTTATGTATACCATCTCTCCTTCTACTATTATATGTTCATCCTCGGTTAGGTATTTTTGGATAAGCTTTTCTTTGTTTCCTACTTTTACTTTTATGGCGTTTATTGTTGTTACTAAAAGCCAATATACTAAAAGTATGCCAAAGGCCAAAGATACTATTGAATGATTTTTTTCCATAAAACAATTTTATCACATGTTATATCTCAAAGCGCTTGCTAGAAAAACTATACCAAGACTTAAAATTAAGTTTAATATACCTAGTATTCTTGTTATTTTTGCATATTTTTTAGAGTTTTTGGCTTTTGGACTAAAATAAAAATCATGAAGAACTGATATAAATACTACCAAGAAGAAAGTATGAATTTTAATTTGAAGCGTTTTCTGATACAGTGACTCCGGATGGAGTAATGAATTATAAGGTATTGATAAAAAATGCATGTTTAGAAGTCCCGTTATAAAAAGCGTCGGAAGACCTATTAGAGTACCTATGTTGCTAAATCTTTTTCCTATGTTTTGAAAAGCTTCATCTTTAAAGGGTGTTCTTCTTATATAAGGAGAAGATACAAACACCATAAATAGCATACCACCTACCCATAAGCAAGCGGATGTTATATGTATGAAGAGCACCAATATATTCATAAGTAAATGATAACTTATGTATTTGTGAAAATCTATGATATTGTATATTGTAAGAAGCTGGCGTAAAGCCAGCTATATAAGATGTTTACTTTTGTTCTTCTACATTTACTTTTATACTAGCGTATATGTCGTTGTGTAGTCTAACTTTGATGGTATATAAACCTAAGTTTTTAATGGGTGAACTTATTATTATTTGTTTTTTGTCTACGTTGAAGCCTTTTTCGTTGAGAGCTTTGGCGATGTCTGAAGTGGTTATAGCACCAAAGAGTTTACCATTTTGACCCACAGGTTTTTTAATGGTGATTTCTGCACCGTCAAGCTTTTTGGCAAGTTCTTGAGCTTGAGTTCTTATTTTCTCAAGTTTTCTGGCTTTTTGGGAAAGTATGCTTTGAATATGTTTTATATTACCTTCTGTGGCTGGTAATGCCAATTTCCTTGGTATTAGATAGTTGTTGGCAAAACCATCTTTTACCGTTATAATATCTCCAAAACTTCCACGTCCTTCCAATTCTTCTAAAAGAATTACCTTCATGATATCCTCCTTATACTACTACGTAAGGCAGTAAAGCTAGCTGTCTAGCCCTTTTTATTTCATTGGCTAACTTTCTTTGATGTTTGGCACATACGAAAGTCATTCTTCTTGGAAGAATTTTGCCATGCTCAGACATAAACTCTCTTAGTTCGTTATAGTTTTTGTAGTTTGGGTCTCTTTTTTCCATGCAAAACTTGCAAACTTTAGCTTTTTTCATCTTGGTTTCCATCATACTTCACACTCCTTTTTCAAAGTTTTTAAAATGGTACGTCATCATCGTCTTCTAAGCTTTTTTCTATATCAGACTTAATATTTTCTATACCGTTTATATCTTCATCGTTGTAAAAGCCTTCAGACAAATCTTCTTGTGCGGAAGCTTTATTTTGTGTACCTTGTGGTCTTGAGATTATCTTTATGCTTTCGGCTACTATGCTTACTTTAGACATATTTTTACCATCTTGAGAAGTCCACCTATCTTGAGCGAGCCTTCCTTCTACAAGTATCATATAACCTTTTGATATTTGTGTAGATAGTCTATCAGCCAATGCTCCATAGGCTTTTACATCAAAATAGTGCGCTTCTTCTTTCCACTCGTTGTTTACTCTGTAGTTTCTGTTGTAGGCTATAGATATATCAATTGTCTTGTTGCCAGATGGAAGTATCCTTAGCTCTGGGTCTTTTGTCAATCTACCTATCAAAATAACTTTGTTTATCATAAAATCCCCTATTTATTGCGAAACTTTTTCCTCGCTGGTTTCTTTGGATAAGATATTTAACCATCTTATAATATCTTCATTTATTTTGTAGTAAAAGTCAAGGTCGTTTGGCAGTTGCGAATTTGTAGAAAATATTTTGAAGAAGTGGTATCTTCCATGCCCAAATCCACTTATTTTATAGGCCAAATTTTTAGTACCCCAATCTTCTTCATGGACAATATTTCCACCTTTTTTGGCTATGAAGTCTTTCACTTCATTTAGCTTTGTATTGTACTCATCCTCGGTAAGTGTGGGTTTAAACACCACCACACTTTCGTACATCCTCTGTGCACGATAATGTTTTGAGCTCATACTACCTCCTTAAAATTAGTCAAAGTTTAACACTTTAAATAAATATTTTACCATAATTTGTTGTTTTAATATTATAACTTATACTATGCACTCTCATGATATTGTATAAGTTCATACACTATGAATACAGAGTGGATAAGCACGTTTCAGATACCTGTCTTTTTAAAAGACATTAATCTCACGACAAGTATGCCACGGTTCACAAGTATGCCACGCAATAAAAGTATGCCACGGTCTATGTACTTACAATGTATTGAACTTGTACATG
Proteins encoded in this region:
- the rpsF gene encoding 30S ribosomal protein S6, whose amino-acid sequence is MSSKHYRAQRMYESVVVFKPTLTEDEYNTKLNEVKDFIAKKGGNIVHEEDWGTKNLAYKISGFGHGRYHFFKIFSTNSQLPNDLDFYYKINEDIIRWLNILSKETSEEKVSQ